DNA sequence from the Sulfurimonas sp. genome:
ATAGAGATAACCGTAAAAGATTATAAAAACTCTGTTATAGGAAGCAAAAAGTTAAATATCACTGGGCAATCTACGCAAGGTTATGAGATAGCTAAAGAGAGTGTTGCCGTAAAATTCGGTGAGATGATAAAAAAAGAGGGTGTAGGTAAAGTTTTGGGACTTGATTTGTAGTTTTTTTCACTTATTATTAACACCGTTTTGATATACTCCGAGAATAAAAGTAGTAATAGACTTCTTGCATAACTAAAAAAAATAGATTCCAAAGCAAGTTTGGAATGACGAAGTTGTCAAGTTTGAAATGACGAGATTTCAGAGTTTCCGTCATCTTTGGAATGGCGAGATTTATGACTTTTCGTCATCCTGAACTCGCGTGCCCTTTGGGTATGATTTGGAATCTTTGGTTTGAAAGAAATTTAATAAAATAATAAACAAGGTTACAATTTATGATTTCAAAAATAGAGTTGATAAAAAAAGAGGTTTCAAAGGTTGTCGTAGGTCAAGAGAAGATGATAGATGCTCTTCTTATCGGGCTGTTGTGTGAGGGGCATATCCTTATAGAGGGTGTTCCGGGGCTTGCAAAAACTACGACGGTCAATGCACTTGCTCAAAGCTTGGGACTTAACTTTAAACGCGCCCAATTTACTCCCGACTTGCTTCCCTCAGACATACTCGGAGCAGAGATTTACGATCCGCAAAGCAATAGTTTTAAAATCAAAAAAGGTCCTATTTTTACAAATCTGCTCTTAGCAGACGAGATAAACCGCTCTCCCGCAAAAGTCCAATCCGCACTTCTTGAAGTTATGCAGGAGAAGCAAGTTACGCTCGGCGATACTTCGTTTAAGTTAGAACCTCCGTTTTTTGTTATGGCGACTCAAAATCCGGTTGAACAAGAGGGAGTTTACCAGCTTCCGGAAGCTCAACTCGATAGATTTATGTTAAAACTTATAGTCGATTACAATACAAAGGCGCAAGAGTTAGAGATCGCCAGAAGAATTTCAAGCGGCAATTTTGAGACGATTCATAGTGTTATTACACATGATGATTTGGAAGAGTTAAAAAAAGCAGTAAAAGCCGTGCATGTAGATTCGCAGGTTGAAGAGTATATGATAGAGCTTGTAAACGCAACGAGAAATCCTGAGGAGTACGGACTTGGAGAGATAAAAAACTATATCCAGTTCGGTGCATCGCCTCGTGTGAGTATCGATATGTTTAAAGCCGTAAAAGCTATGGCATATTTAAGAGGAAAAGATTTTGTAACGCCTGTCGATGTGGCTTTCATCGCAAAAGAACTTATGCGTCACCGTATTGTTTTAACCTATGAGGCAGAGGCGGAGGGTATTACGACCGATGAGATTATACAGAGAGTTTTAGAAACCGTAGCAATACCGTAAGCCAAAGTATACAGATATGAGTAAACTACAAAAAATTTTGATTCGTGCAAGACGACAGGTTTTTAGCGAAATGGTCGGTAACAATCCATCCATCTTTCAAGGCGAGGGCTATGATTTTATTGAACTTCGCGAATATATGAGCGGTGATGATATCCGTCATATCGACTGGAATATTACCGCTAAAATGCAAAAACCTTTTATCAAAATCTTTCGCGAAGAGAGAGAACTGAGTGTCGTGATAGTTTCTGTTTTAAACGGAAGCGTACATTTCGGTTCAAAAAAATTCAAACAAGAGAGTATCGCCGAGGTAGTAGCACTTCTTGGGTATTCTACTCTTAAAAACGGAGATTTGCTTAGTTCGTATATATTTACGGATGAGATGATTTCACACTCAAAACCGAGCAAAAAACTACATCTTGTTCAAAAAAGCGTTGAAGAGGTTTTAAATTTTGATGCGTTAAACCAGAAAGTTGATTTTAAAGTTATCGCAGATACTCTTTTTAAAAGACTCAAGAGAAAATCGCTTATATTGATTGTCGGTGATTATTTTGAGATGCCTGATTTTAAACTTTTAGCTAAAAAACATGAGGTAATCGCAGTCATTGTAAGAGACAGACTTGAAGAAAATCCGCCTGAGATGGGTTTCGCGTCTTTGGTAGACCCCCAGAGCGGAGCGGTGCTTGAGGGTGATTTTAACGCTTCAAGTGTAAGAGCTTATAGTAAAAAAGTTGCTATGCATGACCATAATCTCTTTGAGAGGCTTAGAAAAGATGACATAAGATTTACAAAAGTGTATACCGATTCTATTGCAAGCGTAGAACTTCGCAGACTTTTTGGAGGCAGATAGATGGCTGATATGCAAAGTTACGATATACCGCTTCACGATATAAAGCCGATTGTCCGGATAGAAGAGTATTCGCTATACTATTTTTTAGGCATCTCTCTTTTTGCCGTTGTTTTGGTCTTACTACTCTCTTATCTGCTTTTTTCTTGGCTGAAAAAACGAAACCGATACAACAAAAGAAGAGAACATTTTGAGAGTTTAAAAACGCTGGATTTAAAGAGGACGAAAGAGAGTGCGTATGATATTACTTTTTACGGCGCAACATTTAAAAACGATTCTTTAAGACATAAAGAGTCGTATGATAACTTAGTCGGCAGGCTAGAGCGCTACAAGTATAAAAAAGAGGTTGAGGGGTATGATGATGAGACTCTCGGTTATATAGAACTTTATAAAGGTATGATTGATGTTTGACGGAATCTACTTTGAGTTTCCTCAAATAGCATTCGTATTTCTTCTTTTTATCTTGTGTGCGAAGCTCTGCAAAATGAGATTGCCTTCTATCTACTTTCCTCATACAAGCAGTTTTTTAAAAAACTCCGTTGCGGTATCAAAGCCGCTTTTTTTTCTAAAATGGATCGGAATCGTGATGATGATAGTTGCACTTATGTCACCGGTAAAAGATGAGAAGTACGAGTTAGAGCCAAAAGAGGGGTATGATATTGCTTTGATTTTAGATACTTCCGAGTCCATGAAAGCGGAAGGATTTGACGCAAATAATCAACGCTTAAACAGATTTGATGTCGTAAAGAGCATAGTTAGCGATTTTATAGCCAAAAGAAAAAACGACAACATAGGTTTGGTTGTTTTTGGAGCATTCTCTTTTATAGCTTCTCCGCTTACTTATGATGAAAATATTTTAAATAAGATTGTCTCACAGCTATATATAGGAATGGCGGGAAAATATACCGCGCTCAACACTTCTCTTGCCCAAAGCGTAAATCTTTTGAAAATGAGCAAATCAAAAACCAAAATAGCTATTTTGCTTACAGACGGTTACAGTACGCCCGAGATAGACAAAATCCCGCTTGCCGTTGCCGTAGAGATGGTAAAAAAAGAGGGCATAAAGGTCTACCCCATAGGTATAGGAATGGCGCATGAGTACAACAGGGAAGTACTGCAAAAAATAGCAAATGAGAGCGGCGGAGTTGCTTTTAGCGCTTCAAGTGCCAATGAACTAAAAGAGATATACCGAAAAATCGATGAACTGGAAAAATCAGAGATAAAGGGTGAGAGTTTCAGTTATGCAAAATATTACTATCAATTTCCGCTCTTTATATCGCTTCTTTCTTTGATGCTCTATATCTATCTTAGAAATAAAAGAGGGTATGCATGACTTTTTTGCACCCTGAATTTTTATACTATATGCTGCCTCCGCTGTTTATCCTTTTTGGTTTTTTGCTTACCCAAAAAGAGTCTAATGCCTACTTTTTTTCCAAAGAAGTTATGGATAAACTTCGCGTAAGAGCCGATACTTTGACGCTTCAAGCCAGAAATGCTCTTTTTTTGCTTATGGGATTTTTTATGATAATTGCCCTTGCCCAGCCCGTCATAAAAGAGGGTAAAGCTCAGGTGATGGCAAAAAGCGCGGATATTATGATTGCCATAGATATATCGGACTCTATGCTTGCTACAGATATTTATCCAAACCGCTTGGAAGCGGCAAAACAAAAGGTGCTTGCTCTTTTGGGCGGGGATTTTAATGAGCGTGTAGGCATAGTGGCATTTGCAAAAAATTCATATCTTGTTTCACCGCTTAGTTTTGATAAAAGTGCGGTGTCGTTTTTGCTTCGTCAGTTGGATACATCGTCTATTACCGAAAAAGGAACCGATTTTTTATCTGTTTTGGATGTGGTGAGCAAAGCGCAAGAGAGTCAGGATAAAAAGTATCTTCTAATTTTGAGCGACGGCGGAGACAATGATGATTTTAAAAATGAGATAGAGTTGGCAAAAAAGCACAATATAACGGTTTTTATCTTAGGCACCGCAACAAAAAAAGGTTCTCCGGTAAAGCTTCAAGACGGAACTTTTATAAAATATAACGGTGATATCATTATCTCAAAACTGAATGAGAAAATTGCACCTTTGGCTACAAATACAGGCGGAGTTTATATAGAGAGCACAACCTCCTTGGATGACATAAAAACAATGCTAAGCGAGATAAAGAGCGTGAGTGAGAAAAAAGAGCTAAAGAGCCAAGAGATTCAAAAAAACAGACCGCTCTTTTACTATCCTCTTGGAGTTGCACTTCTTATTTTACTTATCGCTACAAGCTCTCTTAGCAAGAGAAAAAGTGTAAATACGGCATCTCTGTTTATACTCTTCTCTCTTTTATTTAACCCATCATATACGCAAGCGGGAATGTTTGATTTTATGGAGCTTAAAAAAGCAAAAGAGGCTTATGAAAACGGAGAGTTTGAAGAGTCGGCAAAGTTATATGAAAAGTATGCAAAAGAGAGTGCAAAACCTGAAGCGTACTTTAATGCGGGAAATGCTTTTTATAAACAAAAAAAGTATAAAGAGGCGATAGAGTCATACAATAAAGCAGCGTTTGCCGATGAAAATGCAAAAGCAAAAAATTTCTCAAACTTGGGTAATGCTTATGCCAAAGAGGCGAAACAGGATAGTCTGCAAAAGGCAAAAGAGGCATATGAAAAATCGCTTGGCATCAAAGAAGACAAAGAGACAAGAGAAAATCTGCAAGAAGTTGAAAAACTCCTAGAGAAGCAAAAAGAGAGCGGACAAAACAAAGAGAATAAACAAAACGATAAAGACCAAAACTCAAAAGAGGGTGAAAAAAAATCGGACGAAAAAGATAAATCAAAAGAGCAAAAAGAGAGTTCAAAAGATAAAGAGTCCAAAGACAAAGCTAAAAATCCCGATGAGGCTAAAAGTCAAAAAGAGCAAAACGGCAAATCCGATCAACCTAAGCAGAGTAAAAAAGATGAGCCTAAAGAGGCAGATAAAAGTGATAAAAATGCTTCAACAAGTTCACATACGACAGAGCAAAAGCCCGATAAAGAGAATATGAGCGATGCAGAACAGCAGAAGTGGATAGAGCAACTGGGTACTAAAAACAGTACATATCTCTATAAGCTAAATGATGAAAAATCAAAGAGAAGTAATTTAAACGAGAAACCTTGGTAGGAACTGATTTAAAGGAAAAAAATTGAACACTATTTTAAAACTGCTATTTTTACTGCTGATAACTTCACATGGAGTAGAAGCGTCTGTTATAGCTAAAGTCGATTCTAAAAAAGTAGAACTTGGAGAGATGGTTACTTACTCTTTGACGATTGTAGGGGAGGATGTCACAAGACCAAATATACAAAGATTGTGCGATAACGATGTCATCTCTACGAGTTCCCAAACAAATATGCAGATTATTAACGGAAAAGTTAGTAAAAGTTATACGCTAAGTTATAAATTCGTGCCGCAAAAGAGTTGTAAGATTGAACCTCTCGAAATTGAGATTAACTCTAAGCTAGAAGCAAGCAATGCGGTAGAGATAGAAGTAGTTCCTGTAAGCGGAACAAAAGATTCGGACTTTGCTTTAACTCTTAGCAGTGATAAAAAAGAGCTTTTTGTCGGTGAAGCGTTTGACTTGACGCTTACTTTTAAGCAAAAAAGCAATGCCGAAGCCGTTGATAGTAAATTTACGCCTCCGGAGTTAAAAGGTTTTTGGGTTAAAAGTGAGTCAAAACCCCAGAGATATGAAGATGCAAAATATATAATAACAAAGATAATCTATACTATGGCGCCTCAAAGAGCAGGGGAACTTATCGTTACAAAAGCTCAAATGCAGATAGCTTCAAGAAGCAGCGGTGCAGATAGTTGGGGCGCTTGGATTCCTACTATTAAGTGGAAAACTTACTTCTCAAATGAACTGACTTTTGATGTAAAACCGCTTCCGTCTGGAGTTACATTGGCAGGCAGTTTTAGCATAAATGCAACGGTCGATAAAACTCAAGTAGATGCAAATGAGCCGGCAAATGTAACTATAGAAGTGCAGGGAAGCGGAAATTTAGAGGATATAAAAAGTTTTAAACCAAATATCGATGGAGTAGCGGTTTTTGATGAAAAGATTGTCATTGACGGTGCAAAACTGACTCAAAAGATAACTTTTGTCGCTGAGGGAGATTTTGTCATCCCATCATTTTCTCTAAACTATTTTGATACAAAAACAAGAGATGTAAAAACCGTATCGACCAAAGAGATAGCCCTAAATGTAAAAAACTCCAAACAAAAAGAGAGCTTAAATATACAAAGAGAAGTTCCAAAAGCAGAGCAAACAGAGATGCTCTCAACTGAAAAACAAGAGAATTCTTTGTTGTTTGTACTATTTTTATTAGGTCTTGTATGCGGGATTTTGATTATGATTTTTAAAGGTAAAATGAGCTTTAAAAGAGAGCAAAAAAGCTCCCCAAAAGAGCCAAAAACTCTTCTGATGAGACTTCTTCCTTTTAAGGATGATGCAGAAGTAAAAGAGATAATAGAAAATTTAGAAAAAAATATATACTCAAATCAAAATATACAATTAGATAAAAAAGTTCTAAATAAAATTAAAAATAGATATAAAATTTTATAGAATGATTTGTATTTCTTATAATGCAGCCGTTTCATAAAGAGACATTACAATAAATTATATTTTTTATTATTTCAAATTAACTTTAATTTAAGAATATCACTATACAATTCCACTCCATTTTTAAAAATAGCAGCTTGAGTTGCTAATTACACAGGAGAAAGAGATGAAAAAGTTAATAAGCGGTTTAATAGTTGTATCTGTATTATTTATAGGTTGTGATAAAAAAACGAAAGAGGCTCCGGCAGCAGCAACTACGGTTGTAGCTCCGGCGGCAGTAGCTCCTACAGCTCCGGTTGAAGCTGCGGCTCCGGCAGCTCCTGTTGCAGAAACTCCGGCAGTTCCGGTTGCAGAAGCTCCGGCTACACCGGCTCCGACTGAAGCTCCGGCAACTAAATAATTTAATACTCTGATTAAACATAGATTGCTTCGTCGCAGGCTCCTTGGCACATGACCGTCATTGCGAGCTTCTTTAGAAGCGCGGCAATCTAAAAAACATAATTATTCAGAGAGTTCAATTACTAAAAGAGCAATACAAAGGTGTTGCTCTTTTCTACCTTTTTGAATAGACTTCTTGCAAACCAAAGATCCTGAATCAAGTTCAGGATGACGGAAGTTCACAAATCTAGTCATTCCAAGCTTGTACCACAAGGGTATTTCCTTTGGTCACTTGGAATCTAATTTTTAGGTTATGCAAGAACTCTAATAAAAAATTTTATAAAAATCTAATCCAAAATATCGTGAAGTCTGTTTCCGGCTTCCAAGTTTTTATGCACCTTTTCCCACTCTTCGTTTTCAATGTACCCTTTGAGAAGTTTTAGCTCATCTTCAAATAACTCAATTGCTTCAATGAGATTTATTTTGTTCTGTCTAAAGATATCTTCCCACATATTTGCGGAACTTTTTGCCAAACGGCTCATAGAACGAAATCCTCCTGCCGCAAGAGCCAAAATATTGTGCTTGTTCTCTTGGTTCATAACGGTGTTTGCAAGGGAATACGAGATAGCGTGAGGCATATGCGAGATAAATGCCGCATGTCGGTCATGTTCATTTGCAGGCATAAAATACTTCTTCATCTCAAGCGCTTTAAATATCTTTTTTGCGACCTTTGCCTGTTTTTCTCCGCTGTTGCCGATGTCGCATAAAACTACGACTTTATCTCTGTATAGGTCATCAATAGCCGCTTTTGGACCGAAGTTTTCAGTTCCCGTCATAGGGTGAGCTGCTACAAAATTTTCTCTTATCTCCGCCGGAACTGAAGCGACAATTTTGGCTTTTGTACTGCCGAGATCTATAATAGTTGTCTCTTTTTTTACATCGGTTAAATTTTTAAGTGCCGATATAACTCCGTCAACCGGTATTGCAAGAAAAATAACATCATAATTTTTAACTTCGCCAAACTCTACTATACTATCGACTAAACCGAGTTCCATAGCTTCTTGCCGGTGGATTTTATTGTGATCGCTTCCAACGATGCTGTTGATAAAATCTAATTTTTTTAGACTTATGGCAAGTGAACCTCCCATAAGTCCCAATCCTACTATCGCTACATTCATTCTATAATTCTTTGTAATAAATTTGCTAAATTATACAGAGTTTACTTAATATTAACCTCATAAAAGGTAAAATCTCTACTTATTTTACAATCTTGGAAATTTAATGAGAATATTTTTACCACTATTTCTATCTCTGCTGGCGGCAAACTCTTTTGCAGATACGATAAAATCAATAAAATATGACGGTATGGTTCATATGTCGGAGTCCGTAGCGCTGAGAATGCTTAAGTTTGAAGTGGGCGATACGCTCGATAAAGAGAAGCTTGACGCGTCTATAAAAGAGTATTATAGACAGGGCTACTTTGAAGATATTTGGGCAGATATCAATGATGAGGGAGTTTTGACATTTCACTTTAAAGAGAAACCTCATATTTCAAAGATAGAGTTAAAAGGATGGAAAGAGAACGATTCCGATATTAGAAACAGTATTATCCAGATAAAAGTGGGTTCTCTTTACGATGAGAAAAAGCTTGAAGCCGCAAAAAAAAGAATTATCGAAGCGATAAATAAAGATGCAAAGATTGACAGCGTAGTTGAAATAAAGAAAGAGTATCTTGAAAACGGAAGTGTCGCGGTTACTTTTTTGGTAAACGAGGGTGAAGAGATAATCATTAAAGATTTAACCTATAGCGGTATGAATAATTTGAATATTGATGAACTTGATGATGTTATCGCAAATAAAGAGCGAGAGTTTATGGGATGGCTGTGGGGAAGAAACGACGGTAAGATGAAAGTAGCTGATTTGGCATACGATCCTCTTAGAATCCGCGATGTTTATATGCAACACGGTTATTTGGATATTGATGTAAAAGAACCTTTTGCAAAGGTGAATTTTGATAATTATACTGCCGATATGAGCTATCAGATAGCAGAGGGTGAGGTTTACAGCGTAAGCGATATAAAAATAAATCAGGTTAAAAATGTAGTTGATGATGCACTCATTAAAGAGTTGATAAAACTACAGATCGGTAAACCTTTCAATATTAAAACTTTCCGCGAAGATGCCCAAAGAATTAAAACTCTTATAGCGGATTTGAGTTATGCATTTGTTGAAGTCGTTCCGGATTTGAAAAAAAATCCTGAAAAACAGACTGTTGAGGTTGTTTTTAAAATTACTCCGGGTGACAAAGTGAAAATTAGAAATGTAATCATCTCCGGAAATAACAGAACGCTAGACAGAATTATCCGAAGAGAGCTATATCTAGGTCCAAATGATATGTACTCTTTAACGGATTTAACAGACTCAAGAAATGCACTTGGACGACTCGGCTTTTTTGACGGAAATACTATCGAAGAAAAAAGAATAAACAATCAAACTATGGATTTGATTGTTAAGGTAAAAGAGGCTCCGACGGGAAATATTCAACTTGGCGGCGGATATGGAAGTTACGGCGGGATTCTTATAAGCGTTGCCGTTAATGATAGAAATATTTGGGGTTCCGGTATTGATATCGGTATAAAAGCGGAACGCTCAGAATTGACATCTAACTACTCATTTAATATATCAAATCCACGGCTAAACGATAGCGATTTTAGCGGTAACTTTTCTATTTTTACATCTGAGTATCAGTACAACGACTATACCGTTATGTCAGACGGATTGACTCTTGGGGTGGGACATAGATTCACCAGATATATTAGCGGACATATCGGCTACGGTTTTTCAGATAATAGTTATAAGTTTGAGAATAATTCACTAGACAAAGATAACCCTTACTTTCAAGATTATGCAAAAAGTTCTGTTACCGTAAGTGCAAAATATGACAATACGGATGATTTTTATATGCCTAGAAAAGGTATTATAGTAACTCAAAGTATAGAAAATGCAGGACTTGGATCCGATGCCAGTTTTATAAAAAGCAGAACGGGCTTTTCGACATTTAAAGGGCTTGACGAGTATGTCGGTTTTGATCTTATTGCAAGATACAAAGCAAGGCTAAACTATGTAAAAGAGTTGGATTTTTTACCTGTAGCCGAGAGATTTTATATGGGCGGTATCGGAAGCGTTAGAGGATATGAGTCATATTCATTGTCTCCAAAAACAAGAGTAGATTCAAACGCTAAAGACGGGATAAGAAGATACGGAGGAGAATATAGCGCTACAAACAGTTTTGAGCTAAGCTTTCCTTTGGTTCCAAAGGCAAAAATGCGTGCGGTTACATATCTTGATTGGGGTTATATAGGAACAAGCGAGAGCGCCGGAAACGGCTATGATATACAAAATCTCTCTCGCGGCGGATGCGGAGCAGGATTGGAATGGTTCTCCCCCGTCGGACCTATTCAGTTGATGTTCTCGAAAGCTTTAGCAGAAGAGAAGGGTGATAAAACAGCCGTATTTGAGTTTACTATGGGGCAAAGATTTTAAAATAATGAATTGAAGTCTTTAAGTCAAGATTAGATTGCCGCGCCTCTTGCAGAGGCTCGCAATATCATCGCGAGAAGCAATGTGCAACAACCGTCATCGCGAAAAGCGAAGCAATCTCTGTTTGCTTAGTGATGCCATTTATATTCAGCTATAAAAAGAGATGTTTATACTGCCATTTTTAATTAGTTCTAATTTTTCTATACTCTCTTTTGCCAAATAAAGACTATTTTTAGACTCGATTTTTAGTTCGCCTTTTTCAAAACTAAGCGTAAAATCGATATTTCTCGGCTGATGGCTTAGCAAAGCTACACCCAGAGATAGAAGATAGCTAAGAGAGTTTAGCTGGTCTACGGCAGGAAGAAGATTTCTAAATTTATCTATATGCGCAGATGAAGGTAATTTTCTCTTTGCATATCGCGCCAGTGTTGCAATAAGAATTATCTGTTTATGCGTAAAACCGAATTCCAAAGCATCTTCTATAAGATAGTAGCTGTGTCTGTTGTGGGAGTAGTAGTGGATAGAACTTCCGCTAATGTAGAGTTTCGCCGCGATTGCCAGCTCATAACGATAGTTTTTATCGATGTTAAGCGTTTCGCGGGTTAGGTCAAAAAGCTCTTTTGTAACTCTGCAAAGTTGGTTTGCATAAGCGATATTGTCAACATGTGAATCAAGTATATATCGCATAGATGTGTTGTAGTTTGGAGGAAATCTATCTTTTGCCGTTCTAAGCAAATCGGCTAAAAAAACACCCTCTCTCACACCGACACCGCTTGTGATTAGATTTTTTACTTTGAATTTTTTAAAGACCCTTAAAAGTATTAATGCACCCGGTTTTATAATATCAAACCTGCTGTTTTTTATGCCTAATTTTTGTAAATCATCTTCATCCGAAACCAAGATTTTTTTTAAAAGTTGTATAAATTCGTCATAGTTTGGCTCAAAAGCGTGAAGCTTTTGTATAGGATAATCGCTGTTGTTTAGTATGGCATTGGATATTGCCCTAAATGTGCCGCCGATTCCGATAATTGTTTGTGGATTGATATTTTGGAGTTGTGCCAGTTGTGAATCAATATATTTTTTAGCACCCTCGATATCGTTTTTGTCAAAAAACAGTTCTTTTAATCTTACCGTTCCGAGATTGAGAGAAATATTTAAACTAATCTCTTTATTGTTTACAAGTGAAAATTCAGTAGAACCGCCGCCGATATCGATGCTCAGGGCATTTTTTTGCTCAGGTAAAAGATTTGCGCATGCAATAGCGCCGAGGTACGCTTCTCTTTCCCCATCTATGACTTTTATCTGTATGCCCAGAGAGTTTTTTACTCTATTTATAAAATCTTTTTTATTTGGTGCATCTCTAAGTGCAGAGGTGGCTACGCAGAGAGTTTTTCTGGCTTTAAGTGAAGAGATTATGGATGAAAAGTTATCTAATGCGTCAAATGCTCTTTGCATCGGAGTCTCTTGAAGAACTCCGTTGTTTTGATAAGCATGCTCGGAGAGTCGAACCCTGCTTTTTGCTTCATGCAAAATATGAAACGCAAAGCGAGAACTTTTTTCATAGACTACCATTCTAACCGAGTTAGAACCTATATCTATGACTGCTACTCTTTTTGACATCTAATGCTTTTTACTCTTCGTCTTGTAGTTGTTTGTATTTAAATTGAAGTTCCGCGATTGATTCTATATTGTCTT
Encoded proteins:
- a CDS encoding MoxR family ATPase, producing the protein MISKIELIKKEVSKVVVGQEKMIDALLIGLLCEGHILIEGVPGLAKTTTVNALAQSLGLNFKRAQFTPDLLPSDILGAEIYDPQSNSFKIKKGPIFTNLLLADEINRSPAKVQSALLEVMQEKQVTLGDTSFKLEPPFFVMATQNPVEQEGVYQLPEAQLDRFMLKLIVDYNTKAQELEIARRISSGNFETIHSVITHDDLEELKKAVKAVHVDSQVEEYMIELVNATRNPEEYGLGEIKNYIQFGASPRVSIDMFKAVKAMAYLRGKDFVTPVDVAFIAKELMRHRIVLTYEAEAEGITTDEIIQRVLETVAIP
- a CDS encoding DUF58 domain-containing protein codes for the protein MSKLQKILIRARRQVFSEMVGNNPSIFQGEGYDFIELREYMSGDDIRHIDWNITAKMQKPFIKIFREERELSVVIVSVLNGSVHFGSKKFKQESIAEVVALLGYSTLKNGDLLSSYIFTDEMISHSKPSKKLHLVQKSVEEVLNFDALNQKVDFKVIADTLFKRLKRKSLILIVGDYFEMPDFKLLAKKHEVIAVIVRDRLEENPPEMGFASLVDPQSGAVLEGDFNASSVRAYSKKVAMHDHNLFERLRKDDIRFTKVYTDSIASVELRRLFGGR
- a CDS encoding VWA domain-containing protein; translation: MFDGIYFEFPQIAFVFLLFILCAKLCKMRLPSIYFPHTSSFLKNSVAVSKPLFFLKWIGIVMMIVALMSPVKDEKYELEPKEGYDIALILDTSESMKAEGFDANNQRLNRFDVVKSIVSDFIAKRKNDNIGLVVFGAFSFIASPLTYDENILNKIVSQLYIGMAGKYTALNTSLAQSVNLLKMSKSKTKIAILLTDGYSTPEIDKIPLAVAVEMVKKEGIKVYPIGIGMAHEYNREVLQKIANESGGVAFSASSANELKEIYRKIDELEKSEIKGESFSYAKYYYQFPLFISLLSLMLYIYLRNKRGYA
- a CDS encoding VWA domain-containing protein; this translates as MTFLHPEFLYYMLPPLFILFGFLLTQKESNAYFFSKEVMDKLRVRADTLTLQARNALFLLMGFFMIIALAQPVIKEGKAQVMAKSADIMIAIDISDSMLATDIYPNRLEAAKQKVLALLGGDFNERVGIVAFAKNSYLVSPLSFDKSAVSFLLRQLDTSSITEKGTDFLSVLDVVSKAQESQDKKYLLILSDGGDNDDFKNEIELAKKHNITVFILGTATKKGSPVKLQDGTFIKYNGDIIISKLNEKIAPLATNTGGVYIESTTSLDDIKTMLSEIKSVSEKKELKSQEIQKNRPLFYYPLGVALLILLIATSSLSKRKSVNTASLFILFSLLFNPSYTQAGMFDFMELKKAKEAYENGEFEESAKLYEKYAKESAKPEAYFNAGNAFYKQKKYKEAIESYNKAAFADENAKAKNFSNLGNAYAKEAKQDSLQKAKEAYEKSLGIKEDKETRENLQEVEKLLEKQKESGQNKENKQNDKDQNSKEGEKKSDEKDKSKEQKESSKDKESKDKAKNPDEAKSQKEQNGKSDQPKQSKKDEPKEADKSDKNASTSSHTTEQKPDKENMSDAEQQKWIEQLGTKNSTYLYKLNDEKSKRSNLNEKPW
- a CDS encoding BatD family protein, with product MNTILKLLFLLLITSHGVEASVIAKVDSKKVELGEMVTYSLTIVGEDVTRPNIQRLCDNDVISTSSQTNMQIINGKVSKSYTLSYKFVPQKSCKIEPLEIEINSKLEASNAVEIEVVPVSGTKDSDFALTLSSDKKELFVGEAFDLTLTFKQKSNAEAVDSKFTPPELKGFWVKSESKPQRYEDAKYIITKIIYTMAPQRAGELIVTKAQMQIASRSSGADSWGAWIPTIKWKTYFSNELTFDVKPLPSGVTLAGSFSINATVDKTQVDANEPANVTIEVQGSGNLEDIKSFKPNIDGVAVFDEKIVIDGAKLTQKITFVAEGDFVIPSFSLNYFDTKTRDVKTVSTKEIALNVKNSKQKESLNIQREVPKAEQTEMLSTEKQENSLLFVLFLLGLVCGILIMIFKGKMSFKREQKSSPKEPKTLLMRLLPFKDDAEVKEIIENLEKNIYSNQNIQLDKKVLNKIKNRYKIL
- a CDS encoding prephenate dehydrogenase → MNVAIVGLGLMGGSLAISLKKLDFINSIVGSDHNKIHRQEAMELGLVDSIVEFGEVKNYDVIFLAIPVDGVISALKNLTDVKKETTIIDLGSTKAKIVASVPAEIRENFVAAHPMTGTENFGPKAAIDDLYRDKVVVLCDIGNSGEKQAKVAKKIFKALEMKKYFMPANEHDRHAAFISHMPHAISYSLANTVMNQENKHNILALAAGGFRSMSRLAKSSANMWEDIFRQNKINLIEAIELFEDELKLLKGYIENEEWEKVHKNLEAGNRLHDILD
- the bamA gene encoding outer membrane protein assembly factor BamA — its product is MRIFLPLFLSLLAANSFADTIKSIKYDGMVHMSESVALRMLKFEVGDTLDKEKLDASIKEYYRQGYFEDIWADINDEGVLTFHFKEKPHISKIELKGWKENDSDIRNSIIQIKVGSLYDEKKLEAAKKRIIEAINKDAKIDSVVEIKKEYLENGSVAVTFLVNEGEEIIIKDLTYSGMNNLNIDELDDVIANKEREFMGWLWGRNDGKMKVADLAYDPLRIRDVYMQHGYLDIDVKEPFAKVNFDNYTADMSYQIAEGEVYSVSDIKINQVKNVVDDALIKELIKLQIGKPFNIKTFREDAQRIKTLIADLSYAFVEVVPDLKKNPEKQTVEVVFKITPGDKVKIRNVIISGNNRTLDRIIRRELYLGPNDMYSLTDLTDSRNALGRLGFFDGNTIEEKRINNQTMDLIVKVKEAPTGNIQLGGGYGSYGGILISVAVNDRNIWGSGIDIGIKAERSELTSNYSFNISNPRLNDSDFSGNFSIFTSEYQYNDYTVMSDGLTLGVGHRFTRYISGHIGYGFSDNSYKFENNSLDKDNPYFQDYAKSSVTVSAKYDNTDDFYMPRKGIIVTQSIENAGLGSDASFIKSRTGFSTFKGLDEYVGFDLIARYKARLNYVKELDFLPVAERFYMGGIGSVRGYESYSLSPKTRVDSNAKDGIRRYGGEYSATNSFELSFPLVPKAKMRAVTYLDWGYIGTSESAGNGYDIQNLSRGGCGAGLEWFSPVGPIQLMFSKALAEEKGDKTAVFEFTMGQRF